The Cryobacterium roopkundense sequence CACGTCAACGGCCGGCCCGGCCGCGCTGGCGATACTGAATGCGATGCTCGGGCGCTGGTAGTCCCGCTTAAGATAGAGGTATGTCTTCTCAGGGTGTCGAACCGTCCGTCTTCAGCCGCATCATCGCACGCGAAATACCGGCGACCATCGTGGCGGAGACCGACCGGGTGATCGCCTTCGAGGACATCGCCCCGCAAGCTCCCGTGCACATCGTGATCACCACCAAAGACCCGCAGTACCGCAATGTCGTCGAGCTCGCAGCGGGTGACCCCGAGCTTCTCGCGGAGCTCGTGCGAGTGGCGCGAACGATCGCAGACGAGCGCACCCGGGGGGAGTTTCGGTTGGTCTTCAACACCGGTGCCGCATCCGGGCAAACCGTCTTTCATGTGCACGCGCACGTGATGGGCGTCGGCGCGGCCGCAGACTCCCTGGGAGAGGGTTCCCTTGGCTCCCTCTGACCTGGGTTCGCCCGATTCGGAACGGTCCGACGTGACCAAGCTTCGCATGCACGTTGATGGCATTGCCATGGTGCGCCTGCTCGGCCCCGAAGACCGTTACCTGTCCACGATCGAGAAACAGTACCCACACGTCAGTGTGCACGTGCGAAGCAACGAGATCACCCTCGAGGGGCTGCCCGCTGAGATAGCGGCCGTTCGCCGACTGATCGAAGAACTGCAGTCCATGATCGTGCACGGACACGATCTCGGCGAGGCGCAAGTTGCGTCGTCGGCGCGGATGCTCCGTGCCGATGCGTCGACGAGCCCGTCCGAGCTCCTGGGGGCCCCGATCCTGACCGCGCGCGGTAAGAGCGTGCGAGCCGAATCCGTGGGGCAGAAGAAGTACGTCGATGCCATCGACGCGCACACCATAGTTTTCGGCATCGGACCGGCGGGCACCGGTAAGACGTACCTGGCCATGGCGAAGGCAGTTCGGGCCCTGCAAAACAAAGAGGTGGAGCGCATCATCCTCACCCGCCCGGCCGTCGAGGCGGGTGAGCGGCTCGGTTTTCTGCCCGGAACGCTGACTGACAAGATCGACCCCTACCTGCGCCCGCTCTACGACGCCCTCGGGGAGATGCTCGACCCGGAGCTGATTCCCAAGCTGCTCGCGGCCGGGACAATCGAGGTCGCACCGCTGGCCTACATGCGCGGCCGCACCCTGAACTCGTCTTTCGTCGTTCTCGACGAGGCGCAGAACACGACGCCCGAGCAGATGAAGATGTTCCTCACCCGTCTCGGTTTCGGCTCGAAGATGGTTGTCACCGGTGACGTCACACAGATCGACCTGCCGGCCGGCTCGAGCGGGCTGAAGCTCGTCACCCGCGTGCTCGACTCCGTGGACGACATCAACTTTTCGTACCTGACCAGTGCCGACGTGGTGCGAC is a genomic window containing:
- a CDS encoding PhoH family protein, giving the protein MHVDGIAMVRLLGPEDRYLSTIEKQYPHVSVHVRSNEITLEGLPAEIAAVRRLIEELQSMIVHGHDLGEAQVASSARMLRADASTSPSELLGAPILTARGKSVRAESVGQKKYVDAIDAHTIVFGIGPAGTGKTYLAMAKAVRALQNKEVERIILTRPAVEAGERLGFLPGTLTDKIDPYLRPLYDALGEMLDPELIPKLLAAGTIEVAPLAYMRGRTLNSSFVVLDEAQNTTPEQMKMFLTRLGFGSKMVVTGDVTQIDLPAGSSGLKLVTRVLDSVDDINFSYLTSADVVRHTLVGRIVDAYTEYDAQRQALRHESAEARDFAARGPQRSGGPRDRLPKRSQS
- a CDS encoding HIT domain-containing protein, whose amino-acid sequence is MSSQGVEPSVFSRIIAREIPATIVAETDRVIAFEDIAPQAPVHIVITTKDPQYRNVVELAAGDPELLAELVRVARTIADERTRGEFRLVFNTGAASGQTVFHVHAHVMGVGAAADSLGEGSLGSL